GCCGTCAGGAATGGGCCTTCCTGCTCAAATCGACTGGAATCAAGGGCGAAATTGTCAGCGAGCCTGCGCACGATCTTGGCGCAATGGGCGTGCATCGCTACGAAGATCAGGACCGCACGACCCTGGTTGTCGCGACAGGGCCGCTGAGCCTGCGCGGCCGGATATTCAAGCGTGCCTTCGATGTCGGATCTTCCATGGCAGGGCTCATTGCTCTGTCGCCACTGCTCGTTGTCGTGGCGATCCTGATCAAGCTGGAGGATGGCGGTCCGGTGCTGTTTGTCCAGCGGCGGCTGGGACGCGGCAACCAGTTTTTCGACATGCTGAAGTTCCGCTCGATGAGGGCCGAGAGAAACGATCACAATGGCGACCGGTCGACTGCGCGCGGAGATGACCGGATCACCCGGATCGGCGCATTCATTCGCCGAACCAGTATCGATGAGCTGCCGCAGCTCATCAATGTCCTGCGCGGCGACATGTCCATCGTCGGGCCTCGCCCACATGCGCTGGGAAGCAGGGCGAACAACAAGTTTTTCTGGGAAGTCGATGGCCAGTACTGGCAGCGTCATTGCCTGAAACCGGGGCTGACCGGACTTGCGCAGGTGCGCGGTCACCGTGGTGCGACGGAGCAGGAAAAAGACCTAACCGACCGGCTGCGATCAGATCTCGAATACATTCAGGGATGGTCGGTGCGCCGCGATATCGCGATCATCTTCACGACGCTGAGCGTTCTGCGTCACGACAACGCTTACTAGGCGCTTTCAGCGCTCTTCCGGCTACTGGTCGTCGTCGTTGTCTTGCGGGACAGAGAATGTGCCAGTCACTCGTCCGCTATTCGATCCGCCGGGATTTGCTCCTCCCGATGCGCGTCCGTCCACGCTTGAAATCCCGCTCCTGAGGTCGATCGTCAACCGGCCGCCGTTCAGCGTGTCGGTGCCGCGACGCAGGCGGACATTGCCAGCCATGGTGATGACGCGGCGATTGAAATCGTAGATCGCGACATCGCCGCTCGCTCGTTCGTTACCGCGCGTCACCGTGACCCCGCCGGTTGCAGTGATGCGCTGGATGTCGAGCGATCCAGTGTCGGTGAAGTTCACCAGCATGCGCTGGGACCGCACGGTGAGGCCTGCCTGGGTGACGGTCACTCCGCCGGAAAGCGCGACACGGTTCTGGCGATCCTGCAATTCGATGCTGCCCGCATCGTATGTCACCGGTGCGCGGGTATTGTGCGAGGCAATGCCCTGCGCCTGAAGCCCGATCCCTCCGGCGACCGCCAGTGTGAAAGCGAAACTGCCTGCGCCCCATGCGAATGCGGTGCGCCGGAGACTTGCAGCGGGGTTTCGTTTTGCAGTCATGGCATCCTCAATTTGCCGGGGATCATTCGCAACCGGGCATTCCCTTCGAGCGTGACAGTGCGTTCGTCAAGATCGGCGCGCATCCGGTCAGCCCTGAAAGTGCCTGCCGGAACCGCCCCCTCGACACTGTCGTCCCCGCGAATAATGCGCTCATCCAGATCGACCGAGACTCCGCGTGCGACGAGCTTGTAACCATCGGCGGCTTCCAGCCGGACCTCGCCGTTGATCGCCACGACCTCTTCATCGATATCGTAGACGCCGCCCGGTGCAGTCAGGCGGGCCGGACCTTCGGGCAGCAGCAACTGTGCGACCAGATCGTCCATCCTCACCAGCCCCTCGGCGCTCGAGCGCTGTACGGCTTCTCCCGCGATGATTGAGAAAGGGCGGCCATCATCGTCGCGTCCACGATACATGGCGTTATCTACGGAGAGCCGCTCGTCGATGATCGCGACCTCGTTGCGGTCGAGCAGGAAGCTCACCTCGCCGCGCGGCGAAAGGGGCGTTATTATCATTATCGCCGCGAGCACTCCGACGCCGATTGGCAAAGCCCGGGCGAGAAAGCCGACCAGCTTGTCATGCGAGCCGCCGGGCGCAGCAAAATGCTGGCGCCGACTTCGCAGCGCTTTGGCTTCGCTGGTCTCGATGCGGCGCTTGATGATCATGACGGCGGTTTACTCGTCCCTTCGCAGATTACGAGTGGTTGAAGATGTCGTTTTCGGCCCAACCAGCGATGTCGAGTTCTGCGCGGGTGGGCAGGAAGTCGAAGCATGCCTGGGCAATGTGCATGCGCCCCTCGCGTTCCAGGCGCAGGGTGAGCTCATCATGCAGGCGGTGAAGGAATCGCACATCGGAGGCGGCGTATTCGCGCTGCGCTTCGTTCAGTTCCGGCCCGCCCCAGTCGGAACTTTGCTGCTGTTTGGAGATGCTTTCGCCGAGCAATTCGTCGGTCAGGTTCTTGAGACCGTGGCGATCCGTATACGTGCGCACCAGCTTGCTTGCGATCTTAGTACAGAACACCGGTGTCGCCATTACGCCGAGATAATAGGAAATGGCTGCGAGATCGAAGCGGGCATAATGGAACAGCTTCACGCGATTTTCATCGCCAAGGATGCGGGTGAGGTTCGGTGCTTCGTAATCGCTTCCCGGCGAAAAGCGCACGAGATGTTCATCGCCCGATCCGTCGCTGATCTGCACCACACACAGCCGGTCGCGGTGGGTGACGAGACCCATGGTTTCTGTATCGACGGCGAGCGCGCCCCCCGAGATCGAAGCATCTTCGAGCACGCCATCGGGCAGGTCTTCTTCATGGAAATGTATGGCCATATCTGCGCAGCCCTACGCCCATTGGGGATAGAGGGAAAGAGGCGAGTGGTAGCCGGCCCCGTGTGCGGTGTAGCCTCGGGAGCACGATGGAAGGCGACGGCATCCCTGCAAGCTGGCGAGCGGCGCTCGAACCGGCGCTTGCGACATCCGAAGCGAGATGGCTCGGAGGCTGGCTGCGCGCGGAAGAGGACGCGGGGAAGGTGATCTACCCCCCTCGCGGGCAAAGGCTCGCGGCGATGGCGCTCACTCCACTCGATGAGGTGCGCGTCGTGATTCTCGGGCAGGATCCCTATCACGGGCCGGGGCAGGCGCACGGTCTTGCCTTTTCGGTGCAGGACGGGGTCAAGATCCCGCCTTCGCTGGTGAACATCTACAAGGAGCTCGAAAGCGATCTGGGCATTGAGCGGCCTGCACATGGCAACCTTTCACGCTGGGCAGAGCAGGGCGTGCTGCTGCTCAACAACACCCTGACGGTGGAGGCGAACAAGGCAGGCAGCCATGCCGGGCGCGGGTGGGATGCGATCACCGATGCGGCGGTGCAGGCGGTGGCCGAGCGCGGCGAGCCGACCGTTTTCATCCTCTGGGGAAGCCATGCGAGGAAAAAGGCGGGGCGGGTGAAGGCGCTCGGTTCGGGCGACCATCACCTGATCCTCTCCAGCCCGCACCCCAGCCCGCTTTCTGCCCATTCCGGCTTTTTCGGCTCGCGACCGTTCAGCCAGGCAAACGATTTTCTGGAGGCCAATAGGCGCGGCAGGATAGACTGGACGCCATGACGCAAGACGAAGCCCGTGCCGCGCTCCTGAAGCGCCAGGCCGAACTGGACGAGGAAGACCGTATCAGCGCGGAAGGGCGGGCGCCGGTCACGCTGCAACAGGACAGCGTCGGCAGGCTATCCCGGATGGACGCGATGCAGCAGCAGGCGATGGCACAGGCGCAGGAGCGTAGGCGTGCGGCAGAGCGCAAGCGGATCGAGGCGGCGCTGCAGAGGCTGGACGAAGGCGAATGGGGCTATTGCGTGCGCTGCGGCGATGAGATCGCAGAGAAAAGGCTCGAGCACGATCCCAGCGTCGCAAGCTGCGTGAATTGTGCCGCCGCGGCCTGATCCGCCTATCTAATCCTTCAGCCAGTAAAGCATGCCTTGCGAATCGGGATCATACTTGATCGCCAACTCGCGGAATGCCGCCATGATTGAGTTGATTTCGGTCGTGCCTGCGCAGGAGTGCTGGCGGGCGCTCGCTTTCCTGCCACCCGATGCAGCGGCCAATTCGTAGACCGCCCCGTCCATGCAGATGCGGTCATCCCTGCCATAGAATTTGATCTTGCCCAGCCTGTCGAAGGTTTCGCCATCCAGGAGACCGGCAATCGCTTTTGCATCCTCTGGCGATATTTCGAATTCCGCCCTGCGGGTTAGGACAGCGCCACCGGGGGACCACGAATAGCCCGCAATCGCTACCATCCATGTGCCGTCGAGCTTGAAGACCATGACCTGCTGCGAGGCAGGCTTGGCGCTCAGGCTGGCGCGAACTGTGGCTGAGAATGCAGGTCCGCCTTCAAGAAAGCCCTCGCAAACCGAGAGGAGATGATAGTCATCGGATTTGTCGGTTTCACCGCATTGCGTTGTCGCCGGTCCCAATGCCGCCAATGAAAGCATTGCTGCATATATGCCGATCATTGTGCTCTCCCGCTGGGGACGATGGATTGGCTTAAAACGTCGTCGTCAGCCGCAACCCGGCCAGCACGCCTGTGTCGCGCACCGCGATTGCGCTGTCGATCACCTGTGCGTTGGCGGTGAGTTCGAACCTGTCGGCGATGCCGACAGTGTAGAACACTTCGACGCCTTCCTCGTCCTCCAGCGCGACGCGGTTTGCGAGCGCAGTCACGAGACTGTCGGTCAGCGAATAGCGGAAATAGCCCGCGCCGAAGCGGTCTTGCGGGCGGCCTCGCGGATTGCCCGAAATGCCGAAGAAGCCGCTCTTGTCGAGAAAGGTGGGGTCGCCCATCGAGGCATAGACCTGCCCGAAAAAGCCCCAGCCCTTACCCGGGTGCTCGGGATAGACCTCGAGGAACTGGTAAGCGGCAAGCACCGCCGCGAACTCGCCCTGATCCATTCCGAATCCACTTCCCGGAGCGGGAATCAGCACGGCTGGCAGGTTGCTCGAGGATATTTCGTCGCGGGTCGAACCCGAAAGCTTCAGAGCGTAATAGCCCGGTGCGCCGCCGATCTTCACCGGGACCGTGACCGAACCGAGGAAGCCGACACCGCTTTCGAAGGCCGTTTCGAACCCGGTGCGCTCGTATTGCGAATCCGGGTCGAACACCCAGAGCCGGAACAGTGCATCGTCGGTTGGCACTGTAAGCAAAGCGCCCGTAATGGTGTTCGGGATGATGGCACTTGGGGGAA
The Erythrobacter sp. THAF29 DNA segment above includes these coding regions:
- a CDS encoding sugar transferase, whose translation is MNQFPGPLLETGQSQKADIVVAPSLERRRLRAYIIMLLVDAALINACFVLAAFVYESIWLDPRALIAAQTILPLYLTIALYNATYSAKALENWWLAARKALIALAISAALVNFVAFYAKSNADFSRVSVTLGLVLTAIALVSFRRLIPILVDRFWEGRTSNRLVIHDGGSEFTLPNSTKIYAADYDLDPTNHEPYMLDRLGKLLRNQDKVVVSCPKERRQEWAFLLKSTGIKGEIVSEPAHDLGAMGVHRYEDQDRTTLVVATGPLSLRGRIFKRAFDVGSSMAGLIALSPLLVVVAILIKLEDGGPVLFVQRRLGRGNQFFDMLKFRSMRAERNDHNGDRSTARGDDRITRIGAFIRRTSIDELPQLINVLRGDMSIVGPRPHALGSRANNKFFWEVDGQYWQRHCLKPGLTGLAQVRGHRGATEQEKDLTDRLRSDLEYIQGWSVRRDIAIIFTTLSVLRHDNAY
- a CDS encoding LptA/OstA family protein; protein product: MTAKRNPAASLRRTAFAWGAGSFAFTLAVAGGIGLQAQGIASHNTRAPVTYDAGSIELQDRQNRVALSGGVTVTQAGLTVRSQRMLVNFTDTGSLDIQRITATGGVTVTRGNERASGDVAIYDFNRRVITMAGNVRLRRGTDTLNGGRLTIDLRSGISSVDGRASGGANPGGSNSGRVTGTFSVPQDNDDDQ
- the lptC gene encoding LPS export ABC transporter periplasmic protein LptC, yielding MIIKRRIETSEAKALRSRRQHFAAPGGSHDKLVGFLARALPIGVGVLAAIMIITPLSPRGEVSFLLDRNEVAIIDERLSVDNAMYRGRDDDGRPFSIIAGEAVQRSSAEGLVRMDDLVAQLLLPEGPARLTAPGGVYDIDEEVVAINGEVRLEAADGYKLVARGVSVDLDERIIRGDDSVEGAVPAGTFRADRMRADLDERTVTLEGNARLRMIPGKLRMP
- a CDS encoding ribonuclease D, translating into MAIHFHEEDLPDGVLEDASISGGALAVDTETMGLVTHRDRLCVVQISDGSGDEHLVRFSPGSDYEAPNLTRILGDENRVKLFHYARFDLAAISYYLGVMATPVFCTKIASKLVRTYTDRHGLKNLTDELLGESISKQQQSSDWGGPELNEAQREYAASDVRFLHRLHDELTLRLEREGRMHIAQACFDFLPTRAELDIAGWAENDIFNHS
- the ung gene encoding uracil-DNA glycosylase; translated protein: MEGDGIPASWRAALEPALATSEARWLGGWLRAEEDAGKVIYPPRGQRLAAMALTPLDEVRVVILGQDPYHGPGQAHGLAFSVQDGVKIPPSLVNIYKELESDLGIERPAHGNLSRWAEQGVLLLNNTLTVEANKAGSHAGRGWDAITDAAVQAVAERGEPTVFILWGSHARKKAGRVKALGSGDHHLILSSPHPSPLSAHSGFFGSRPFSQANDFLEANRRGRIDWTP
- a CDS encoding TraR/DksA C4-type zinc finger protein; its protein translation is MTQDEARAALLKRQAELDEEDRISAEGRAPVTLQQDSVGRLSRMDAMQQQAMAQAQERRRAAERKRIEAALQRLDEGEWGYCVRCGDEIAEKRLEHDPSVASCVNCAAAA
- a CDS encoding carbohydrate porin; amino-acid sequence: MTVARGSKLRKRALRCACSSTATALACFFAIPANAVETSDTLASAFDSEFSSRANSAQADRIIIADERRPQSGEEQPVLPEPDVPDEAAAGPVKARLVVSQFLDVPVSGGANDTLRYSGRADAYIDAGLGDGWTLTFRPEFTWGEDSNGVIGLIPNNTALFRGENAGDFDLSVNVTKRWNSGTSLTVGKVNVLDLGGQLPVVGSDGHRGFQNLSFALPPSAIIPNTITGALLTVPTDDALFRLWVFDPDSQYERTGFETAFESGVGFLGSVTVPVKIGGAPGYYALKLSGSTRDEISSSNLPAVLIPAPGSGFGMDQGEFAAVLAAYQFLEVYPEHPGKGWGFFGQVYASMGDPTFLDKSGFFGISGNPRGRPQDRFGAGYFRYSLTDSLVTALANRVALEDEEGVEVFYTVGIADRFELTANAQVIDSAIAVRDTGVLAGLRLTTTF